A section of the bacterium genome encodes:
- a CDS encoding transposase domain-containing protein produces the protein SRYLAHLFEVLPTLTSLDQLDALLPQNLDRAALNPD, from the coding sequence AGCCGTTACCTGGCGCACCTGTTCGAGGTGCTGCCGACGCTCACCTCGCTGGATCAACTCGATGCTCTGCTCCCGCAGAATCTCGATCGGGCCGCGCTCAACCCGGACTGA
- a CDS encoding glycosyltransferase family 4 protein, producing the protein MNKRFLIRPRQHSVLGQDFRSSLIARELSLTHIDPDPGREYEDPELLVCFDPEDADILKCVKRFKATPVVAHFQLPWSYQLPDEQDRARETLGLVDAVIVPTDELKHELEKEIPGSQVYRACNGASREVFSPASRKERYAYRAAHRIPANVKLLGYVGRLQNSKGLQVLEELLLRLPKLCNLLIYCPESNEALARNRFNGKERARVVCDDRDPLRGKHPTKYLDVLVATSLREAFSMVVLEALQSGVSVVAANSSPFVAEMDSLEAMKLVALPPKLENMNRCELSLERKEVNQIVGEFVRIIEDTTPLDDSERRELAMSVLSLGYTTEAMISRCREVYDEIVRVSTNQGV; encoded by the coding sequence ATGAACAAGCGCTTCTTGATTCGACCCCGGCAGCACAGCGTGTTGGGACAAGATTTCCGGTCCAGCCTCATCGCCCGTGAACTATCCCTCACACACATTGACCCCGATCCAGGCCGAGAATACGAAGACCCCGAACTGCTGGTGTGCTTCGACCCAGAGGACGCCGACATACTGAAGTGCGTCAAGCGATTCAAAGCGACTCCTGTGGTCGCACACTTCCAGCTGCCATGGTCGTACCAGCTTCCCGACGAGCAGGATAGGGCGCGCGAGACGTTAGGTCTCGTCGATGCCGTCATTGTTCCCACCGACGAGCTGAAACACGAACTTGAGAAGGAAATCCCGGGGTCTCAGGTGTACCGGGCCTGTAATGGCGCGAGCAGAGAGGTGTTCTCTCCGGCTTCCCGAAAGGAACGGTACGCATATCGGGCTGCACATCGCATTCCGGCGAATGTGAAGCTCTTGGGCTACGTCGGGCGGCTGCAGAACTCGAAGGGGCTGCAAGTCCTCGAAGAACTGCTTCTCCGCCTTCCCAAGCTTTGCAACCTGCTGATCTATTGCCCCGAGTCGAATGAGGCGCTGGCCAGAAATCGCTTCAACGGCAAAGAACGAGCGCGCGTCGTGTGCGATGACCGAGATCCGCTGAGGGGAAAGCACCCGACGAAGTACTTGGATGTCCTGGTGGCAACATCTCTTCGAGAAGCGTTTTCTATGGTGGTTCTGGAGGCTCTGCAGAGCGGGGTTTCTGTCGTCGCAGCCAACTCGAGTCCTTTTGTGGCGGAGATGGATTCGCTCGAGGCCATGAAGCTGGTGGCTCTGCCTCCGAAACTTGAAAACATGAATCGGTGCGAACTCAGCCTGGAGCGAAAGGAAGTAAATCAAATCGTCGGGGAATTCGTGCGCATTATCGAAGACACCACGCCCCTTGACGATAGCGAAAGGCGAGAACTCGCAATGAGTGTTCTCTCTCTGGGCTATACGACGGAAGCGATGATCTCTCGTTGTCGCGA